Proteins from one Periplaneta americana isolate PAMFEO1 chromosome 6, P.americana_PAMFEO1_priV1, whole genome shotgun sequence genomic window:
- the Pop4 gene encoding ribonuclease P protein subunit p29, with the protein MDDEELCSKLPEAITNSITDEVAHPGTSFIEHLVTSTLPTSTQSTIDGELKRTFALFKFKTLDAKVHRNEKKKRLSQKRRRELGLYKVYRKGMKYKEFQPLHTLWTEYMRSYLDLEELEQRGFTCDPGNKYWNQFSQLLMKADFHGAHLKVVRSVCSSLVGKSGIVVFDTKNTFKLIGTDNIVRTIPKESCVFTITLDSYTWTVFGKYFCYRPQDRSVKKVRTHIIADL; encoded by the exons aaCTGTGTTCCAAATTGCCAGAAGCAATTACGAACTCAATTACAGATGAAGTAGCGCATCCAGGTACCTCATTTATTGAACATCTTGTAACTTCAACCTTGCCAACGTCAACACAATCTACGATTGATGGTGAGCTTAAAAGG ACTTTTGCTCTATTCAAATTTAAAACACTGGATGCAAAAGTTCatcgaaatgaaaagaaaaaaagactgTCACAGAAACGAAGACGCGAACTCGGACTCTATAAGGTTTATAGAAAAGGAATGAAATATAAGGAATTTCAACCTCTTCACACACTCTGGACGGAATATATGAGAAGTTACTTGGATTTGGAAGAGTTAGAACAAAGAgg ATTCACGTGTGATCCAGGGAATAAATATTGGAACCAATTTTCACAGTTACTTATGAAAGCTGACTTCCATGGGGCACACCTTAAAGTTGTGAGATCAGTTTGCAGCAGTCTTGTAGGGAAGTCTGGAATAGTAGTGTttgatacaaaaaatacattcaaGCTCATTGGAACAGACAACATAGTAAGAA CTATACCAAAGGAGTCTTGTGTGTTCACTATAACACTCGACAGCTATACCTGGACTgtgtttggaaaatatttttgttaccGGCCTCAAGATAGAAGTGTCAAGAAAGTAAGGACACACATCATAGCAGATTTATGA